A DNA window from Purpureocillium takamizusanense chromosome 9, complete sequence contains the following coding sequences:
- the HMO1 gene encoding high mobility group protein (EggNog:ENOG503NX8P~COG:B), with the protein MPRPSKKADDKAKVPVVPAPTMVHPPPATAMMPVPPVPVGMATGVPTRLVDPESFLRVRDSAVGRLNTIIELIRSFTTDYVRQTNLLLGEATADGGADLLSSFENTAAQLIMPIPELHQPVEEKKERKKRTHDPNAPKRPLTPYFLYMQHARSIIANDLGAEAPKGAVQEEGQRRWAHMSPTEKKGWNAAYQYNLRLYNARVHSYKQGNPLAKNMNDDEALKYAEDFQIPMPEIKDTPAEAPNNDHDAIAEQLQQGADDAKTPKKAAGGRKRKTATPAADTSIMEPKATPASPDKKRRRTSTKAVDDKEEPKKSGRKKTKSS; encoded by the exons ATGCCTCGCCCTTCCAAGAAGGCAGACGACAAGGCCAAAGTCCCCGTTGTCCCCGCGCCCACTATGGTTCACCCGCCTCCTgccacggccatgatgcccgtgCCACCCGTTCCCGTCGGCATGGCCACCGGTGTCCCGACGCGTCTCGTCGACCCGGAGAGCTTCCTTCGCGTGCGCGACTCG GCTGTTGGCCGTCTCAACACTATCATTGAGCTCATCAGGTCTTTCACCACCGACTATGTTCGCCAGACGAACCTGCTCCTCGGTGAGGCCActgctgatggtggtgctgacCTCCTGAGCTCCTTTGAGAACACGGCGGCTCAGCTCATCATGCCCATCCCCGAGCTTCACCAGCCcgtggaggagaagaaggagcgcAAGAAGCGTACTCACGACCCCAACGCCCCCAAGCGCCCTCTCACCCCCTACTTCCTGTACATGCAGCACGCCCGTTCCATCATCGCCAATGACCTTGGTGCCGAGGCTCCCAAGGGTGCTGTCCAGGAAGAGGGTCAGCGACGATGGGCCCACATGAGCCCTACAGAGAAGAAG GGCTGGAATGCCGCTTATCAGTATAACCTGCGTCTCTACAACGCCCGTGTGCACTCGTACAAGCAGGGCAACCCTCTGGCCAAGAACATGAACGACGATGAGGCTCTCAAGTATGCCGAGGACTTCCAGATCCCCATGCCGGAGATCAAGgacacgcccgccgaggcgcccaacaacgaccacgacgccattgctgagcagctgcagcagggcgccgatgacgccaagacgcccaagaaggctgctggtggtcgcaagcgcaagacggccactcccgccgccgacaccagCATCATGGAGCCCAAGGCCACCCCCGCCAGCCCTGATAAGAAGCGTCGGCGAACGTCCaccaaggccgtcgacgacaaggaggagCCCAAGAAGTCGGGACGCAAGAAGACTAAGAGCTCTTAG